Sequence from the Plasmodium yoelii strain 17X genome assembly, chromosome: 10 genome:
ttttatatatcagagtataattataatttgattcatttggaacagtttcctacattataatataccttcaggTTAAtgggtatatttttattgttaattaaaaatattaccaatatataataggtatccataaaatatagatccATGGTATATCGAGATTCGATAACacaacgttatctataaaagatgttttatgcatctaacatttttaataatacaataaaaatatacatattaataaaaaattacaacacaaatatatgtatactattcttttaactttcgattgtatttagtattattttatgctaatgttttaaatttaaataatagaaatagttctatatactttaatttatttcccatattggtataatattagattaatcactattaatttttaagctttatagttttgaggtataaatatattacatttaaaattgttaaaaaataaaatataagtatattaataaaatataatgttatagtttgttttaataattataaataatatgatagatataatgcgttattattatatgcttatacatataatataataaaatactctactaataactaatatttaatattattttattgtgaagcctccatataattaaatattaatattatcgaaaagataaataataatacattataaaggtatcaatgttatatatttttttaaagatccaatttgggatttgtagttttatattctaaaaaaatggataaataatgaaaaggCTAAATACTCAATTAACGTTAaatactattttattattccatgtTAAtgcgtattatattataattttttaccatagaataataaaatataaatgtttaaTAAGTTActtgaatgtatatatactgataactataacaataaaatatatatgatagaAATGATAAATCCAGAACGTTTAGCAAATAtctatctaaatttatatattaaaagagaacatatatcttatctctctcctatcAAAGGGTAATATAACAACATAATACACataattttctattatactttaaaattaaCGCCAATGgttatttatgtattaatatttaatatttctaagtattattttaaaaactatttacatttaaaggcttatttaaacatatataggttcagtgctaattgttattttaacAGAGGAAAAGgtgcgtaaaatatattataaaattacccgatatggtatatttctaaagaagtatataggaataaaaataaagttatttaactCACTGaatttctttttaaatttatctatattcattaaaaacaatataaatttatgtatatgcaattagAAAATGGAGGATATaacttattttgtaaatgttataattttataaaaaaacacattatatattataagaaacaagtatataaatatttaatatattttaaaaaatgactatttatatacttttaaggattatggtaataatattattttgtattttttagatttatatagtatttaagttttagaaaggaaataattaaaacataagatataaatatattcattttctatgttcaaacatactttaaattctttataaaagtatatcaatttttataataaagttataccagatgttagtaagaatataattttttgtataaaatgcatcatatctatatttaatcaaaaatgtattaagcaaccctctatttaaggtaatttagctaattatgATAAACAGGAATATAACGTTTCTttactaataatattattttattatgtataataatttaattattaaaaagttataatatatttaactacaaacagttgttatatatagggttaaagtatttgTGTCACATATATGGTGCAGCGTATATAAAACAACATGAttctactcaatttacaaatctaaaataaaattttatcacAATGGATAAAAAtttggtatatgcattttttaataataataataatttcctttacattttttgatagtgattatatataaatatcattaaactttattttaataaaattttcaataatcCACATTTAcaataattgtttttaaatgtctTTTTAGTGTGAAAAGTTCAAGAATGTATGGACGAATTTTAACGAGAAATTGATTGGgggaaattataaaattaatgatgATGGAGATTTCAAACAGTATTGTAGTGGTCAAAATTGTGTTAATGAGctcgaaaaaattaatgctggatgtttatatttgtttgatgCATTCTTTGGGAATTCTTCTTCGCGTACGAATCATAGTAGCATCAATGTTGTTGAttacattatgatatggttaatttatatgttaagcCTAAAGGGGAATGAAACAAAAGACAGTCtacaacatttttataaaacaaatataaataatcaaGAAAAGTATACAAATTCTATAAAGAGTGTTGAAGGTTGTAATAattataaggatcttataCTTAAAAACCATGATTTGACGAATAGGGATAtggataataatattatatctgaattatatgatgcatttaaattattatgtaaaatGTATACTGGATTTGATGAAAGCACATCAAATTGCACAAACTGTCTGCAATATGCTAaagaattttttgaaaaatatgaaaaacttaATAAAGAATcgaatattattaataatggtTCATTTAACCAAATATTGTCTACtttatcaactgattataataaattaaaagataaGTGTAGCGATAGTTCATCCTTTCCATTGATAgaattaaaacaaatttcTGCACTAAAATCTGGAGAaacatcatcaagttcgtcgatagcaaacaaattatttatagttttatcgatatttggtgcaatagcgatttttttaggaatttcttataaggtaaataatgagttaaaaaatattttcattaaatatatgcaaatattaacaaaaaaatcatacgcttcttaacattttatattagtattcgttatttggatttcggaaaagagttcaaaaacatttaagaaaaaagctaaaaaaataaagaaaatggatcattaatatatgattcgaagagtagtgactatttcaggaatagtaata
This genomic interval carries:
- a CDS encoding PIR protein — protein: MDKNLCEKFKNVWTNFNEKLIGGNYKINDDGDFKQYCSGQNCVNELEKINAGCLYLFDAFFGNSSSRTNHSSINVVDYIMIWLIYMLSLKGNETKDSLQHFYKTNINNQEKYTNSIKSVEGCNNYKDLILKNHDLTNRDMDNNIISELYDAFKLLCKMYTGFDESTSNCTNCLQYAKEFFEKYEKLNKESNIINNGSFNQILSTLSTDYNKLKDKCSDSSSFPLIELKQISALKSGETSSSSSIANKLFIVLSIFGAIAIFLGISYKYSLFGFRKRVQKHLRKKLKK